From one Streptomyces sp. ICC1 genomic stretch:
- a CDS encoding Cof-type HAD-IIB family hydrolase has product MTACLPYDLIATDLDGTLARSDHSVSDRTMAAIGSAVAAGARHVVVTGRAAQWARPVLDEIGYTGLAVCGNGGQLYDVGEHTLLTSVSLDRDTAALALARAEALVGPLALAVTPDRLDAQVLVGPGYRMYEATEPMSKRVGDPDELWADPISRVFVQHPTLGDDELTAAVQEAAGDLVTVVLAGRECIEILPRGLSKATGLARAAQALGATAERTIAFGDMPNDIPMFGWAGHAVAMDNAHAELKAVADEVTSSNDEDGIAAVLEQWLPR; this is encoded by the coding sequence GTGACCGCCTGCCTGCCCTACGACCTCATCGCCACCGACCTCGACGGCACCCTCGCCCGCTCCGACCACTCGGTCTCGGACCGCACCATGGCCGCCATCGGCTCGGCGGTCGCGGCGGGCGCCCGACACGTCGTCGTCACCGGCCGGGCCGCCCAGTGGGCGCGGCCCGTGCTGGACGAGATCGGCTACACCGGGCTCGCGGTGTGCGGAAACGGCGGCCAGCTCTACGACGTCGGCGAGCACACGCTGCTCACCTCGGTCTCCCTGGACCGGGACACGGCCGCCCTCGCGCTGGCCCGCGCCGAGGCCCTCGTCGGGCCCCTGGCGCTGGCGGTGACCCCGGACCGGCTGGACGCGCAGGTGCTCGTGGGGCCCGGCTACCGCATGTACGAGGCCACCGAGCCGATGTCGAAGCGGGTCGGGGACCCCGACGAGCTCTGGGCGGACCCGATCAGCCGGGTCTTCGTACAGCACCCGACCCTCGGGGACGACGAGCTGACGGCCGCCGTCCAGGAGGCGGCCGGGGACCTGGTCACGGTCGTACTGGCGGGCAGGGAGTGCATCGAGATCCTGCCGCGCGGACTGTCCAAGGCCACCGGTCTGGCGAGGGCGGCGCAGGCCCTCGGAGCCACGGCGGAGCGGACCATAGCCTTCGGCGACATGCCCAACGACATCCCGATGTTCGGCTGGGCGGGCCACGCGGTGGCGATGGACAACGCCCACGCCGAGCTCAAGGCGGTCGCGGACGAGGTCACCTCGAGCAACGACGAGGACGGCATCGCGGCAGTCCTGGAGCAGTGGCTGCCGCGATGA